A genomic region of Noviherbaspirillum sp. L7-7A contains the following coding sequences:
- a CDS encoding arginine deiminase-related protein, with the protein MKARFLMCAPQHFEVAYVINPWMEGNIARGSNPVAMQQWSALLALLRRHAQVDCISAREGVPDLVFTANAGLVLENRVLLSNFRHAERRPEEAYFAQWFAEHGFEVLTLPPDVYFEGAGDALFDRRLPLLWMGHGHRSDSAAAAMIASRFDVEVEPLRLVNPHFYHLDTCLCPLEGGALLYHPAAFDAASQERIATLVPPELRIAVGAADADAFACNAVNCGRHVILNQASDSLCAALAAHGYTVHQTRLSEFMKAGGSAKCLTLKLTEARTPALALP; encoded by the coding sequence ATGAAAGCGCGTTTCCTGATGTGCGCACCGCAGCACTTCGAAGTGGCCTATGTGATCAATCCATGGATGGAAGGCAACATCGCGCGCGGCAGTAATCCAGTGGCGATGCAGCAGTGGAGCGCGCTCTTGGCATTGCTGCGACGCCATGCGCAGGTCGACTGTATCAGTGCCAGGGAAGGCGTGCCGGACCTGGTATTCACCGCCAATGCCGGGCTGGTGCTGGAAAACAGGGTATTGCTGTCGAATTTCCGGCATGCCGAGCGGCGGCCAGAGGAAGCCTACTTCGCGCAATGGTTCGCCGAGCATGGTTTTGAGGTGCTGACGCTGCCGCCGGATGTCTACTTCGAAGGCGCTGGCGATGCGCTGTTCGACCGTCGCCTGCCCCTGCTGTGGATGGGACATGGCCACCGCTCCGACTCCGCGGCCGCTGCGATGATCGCCAGCCGGTTCGATGTCGAAGTGGAACCGCTGCGGCTGGTCAATCCGCACTTTTATCATCTCGACACCTGCCTGTGCCCGCTGGAGGGCGGCGCGCTGCTGTACCATCCGGCCGCCTTCGACGCGGCCTCGCAGGAACGCATCGCCACGCTGGTGCCGCCCGAACTGCGTATTGCCGTCGGCGCCGCGGATGCGGACGCATTCGCCTGCAATGCCGTCAACTGCGGCCGCCATGTGATCCTGAACCAGGCATCCGACAGCCTGTGCGCGGCGCTGGCCGCCCACGGCTATACCGTGCACCAGACCCGCTTGTCGGAATTCATGAAAGCCGGCGGCTCGGCCAAATGCCTGACCCTGAAGCTGACCGAAGCGCGCACGCCGGCGCTGGCCTTGCCCTGA
- the rocD gene encoding ornithine--oxo-acid transaminase, with protein MENLIALEKKVCAENYAPLPVVLHSGAGVWLTDIHGKRYLDMMSAYSATSFGHSHPRLVAALTAQAQTLAVTSRAYYTDRLGPFLQRLCEMTGMARALPMNTGAEAVETALKAARKWAYQVKGVTPERAQIIVCAGNFAGRTTTIVGFSSEAQYRQGFGPFAPGFVSVPFGDAAALEAAITPDTAAFLVEPVQGEAGIIVPPDGYLAQCRAICSRHNVLLICDEVQTGLCRTGRLLACQHEGVQPDGLILGKALGGGLLPVSAFLARPDVMGVFRPGDHGSTFGGNPLACAVGHAALDLLEEENLAARAERMGALLLGRLRRLRYPAIREVRGKGLLIGMELDSTHISAREFCERLMYFGVLSKDTHGTVVRLAPPLVISEQEIDIAVAAVAAVLDEFDMAA; from the coding sequence ATGGAAAACCTGATTGCCCTTGAAAAAAAGGTTTGCGCAGAAAACTATGCGCCCCTGCCGGTAGTGCTGCACAGCGGCGCCGGCGTCTGGCTGACCGACATCCACGGCAAGCGCTACCTGGACATGATGTCAGCCTATTCGGCCACCAGTTTCGGCCACAGCCATCCGCGCCTGGTAGCGGCGCTGACGGCGCAGGCGCAAACCCTGGCGGTGACATCACGCGCCTATTACACCGACCGATTGGGACCTTTCCTGCAGCGGCTGTGCGAAATGACGGGCATGGCGCGCGCATTGCCAATGAATACCGGCGCCGAGGCCGTGGAAACGGCCTTGAAGGCGGCGCGCAAGTGGGCGTATCAGGTCAAGGGCGTGACGCCGGAGCGGGCACAGATCATCGTCTGCGCCGGCAATTTCGCCGGCCGCACCACTACCATCGTCGGCTTTTCCTCCGAGGCGCAATACCGGCAGGGTTTCGGGCCGTTTGCGCCGGGCTTCGTGTCGGTGCCGTTCGGCGACGCCGCCGCGCTGGAAGCGGCGATCACGCCCGACACCGCCGCATTCCTCGTTGAGCCGGTGCAGGGAGAAGCCGGCATCATCGTGCCGCCCGACGGCTATCTGGCGCAATGCCGCGCGATCTGCAGCCGCCACAATGTGCTGCTGATCTGCGACGAGGTGCAGACCGGCCTGTGCCGCACCGGCCGTCTGCTGGCGTGCCAGCACGAGGGCGTGCAGCCGGACGGTCTGATTCTCGGCAAGGCGCTCGGTGGCGGCCTGCTGCCGGTGTCAGCCTTCCTGGCGCGCCCGGACGTGATGGGCGTGTTCCGGCCGGGCGACCATGGCAGCACCTTTGGCGGCAATCCGCTGGCCTGCGCTGTCGGCCATGCGGCACTGGACCTGCTTGAAGAGGAAAATCTGGCCGCGCGCGCCGAGCGCATGGGTGCGCTGCTGCTGGGTCGGCTGCGGAGGCTGCGCTATCCGGCAATCCGGGAAGTGCGCGGCAAGGGATTGCTGATCGGCATGGAACTTGATTCAACGCACATTTCCGCGCGGGAGTTTTGCGAACGCCTGATGTACTTCGGCGTCCTAAGCAAGGACACCCACGGCACCGTGGTCAGGCTGGCGCCACCGCTGGTAATCAGTGAGCAGGAAATCGATATTGCTGTAGCGGCAGTGGCGGCAGTGCTGGACGAATTCGACATGGCAGCCTGA
- a CDS encoding Lrp/AsnC family transcriptional regulator translates to MEKLDRYDRILLTTLQKNGRASNVELSEQASLSAPQCYRRVRRLEMDGIIRGYTAQVVPSSLGLDVVAFVSLTIDREQFKNVRDLEKVIRDFPEILECYTISGDFDYLLKVVSTDLRSFSAFLTDRLMQVPGVARMRSMICLEEIKPASPLPLPPALS, encoded by the coding sequence ATGGAAAAGCTCGACCGATACGACCGCATACTTCTGACGACATTGCAGAAAAACGGCCGTGCTTCCAATGTCGAATTGTCGGAGCAGGCCAGCCTTTCAGCGCCCCAGTGCTACCGTCGGGTGCGTCGGCTGGAAATGGACGGCATCATCCGGGGCTACACCGCGCAGGTGGTGCCTTCCAGCCTGGGTCTGGATGTGGTGGCCTTCGTCAGCCTGACGATCGATCGCGAACAGTTCAAGAATGTGCGCGACCTGGAGAAGGTGATACGGGATTTCCCCGAAATCCTGGAGTGCTACACGATTTCGGGCGACTTCGACTATCTGCTCAAGGTGGTGTCCACCGACCTGCGTTCCTTTTCCGCCTTCCTCACCGACAGGCTGATGCAGGTGCCGGGCGTAGCCCGCATGCGCTCCATGATCTGCCTGGAAGAGATCAAGCCGGCCAGCCCGCTGCCGCTGCCGCCCGCGCTGAGCTAG
- the fmt gene encoding methionyl-tRNA formyltransferase, whose product MKIIYAGTPEFAASALKSLHEAGFEIPLVLTQPDRPAGRGMQLQASAVKQYAQQHGIPVAQPVSLRLNGKYPDEARQAHALLQNTPHDVMVVAAYGLILPASVLGIAPRGCINIHASLLPRWRGAAPIHRAIEAGDTETGVTIMQMDEGLDTGPMLLWQALPIAPDDTTASLHDKLAALGATMIVHALRQMEAGTLSARPQPEAGVTYAAKIAKEEAALDFTQPAAVLARKIRAFNPFPGASGQFNGVPVKIWQVDTVDAGSGAAPGTILAADAAKGVLVACGEGVLRLRQLQKPGGKRLPAVDFLKGFPMEGGRFDAGAKAAS is encoded by the coding sequence ATGAAAATCATCTATGCCGGCACGCCCGAATTCGCGGCGTCTGCCCTGAAATCCCTGCACGAGGCAGGTTTCGAGATTCCCCTGGTACTGACCCAGCCCGACCGTCCGGCCGGACGCGGCATGCAGCTGCAGGCATCGGCCGTGAAGCAGTATGCGCAGCAGCATGGCATCCCGGTAGCGCAGCCGGTGTCGCTGCGCCTGAACGGCAAATATCCCGACGAAGCGCGCCAGGCGCATGCGCTGCTGCAGAACACGCCGCATGATGTGATGGTGGTGGCCGCCTATGGCCTGATCCTGCCGGCATCGGTTCTGGGCATTGCGCCGCGCGGCTGCATCAATATTCATGCATCGCTGCTGCCGCGCTGGCGCGGCGCGGCGCCGATTCATCGCGCCATCGAGGCGGGCGACACCGAAACCGGCGTGACCATCATGCAGATGGACGAAGGCCTGGATACTGGCCCGATGCTGCTGTGGCAGGCCTTGCCGATCGCGCCGGACGACACCACCGCCAGCCTGCACGACAAGCTCGCCGCGCTGGGCGCGACCATGATCGTCCATGCCTTGCGCCAGATGGAGGCGGGAACGCTGTCTGCCCGGCCGCAGCCTGAAGCAGGCGTGACCTACGCGGCCAAGATTGCCAAGGAAGAGGCCGCGCTCGATTTCACGCAGCCAGCCGCCGTGCTGGCCAGGAAGATCCGCGCATTCAATCCATTTCCCGGCGCAAGCGGGCAGTTCAACGGCGTGCCGGTGAAGATCTGGCAAGTCGACACCGTTGATGCGGGCAGCGGCGCGGCGCCGGGCACCATCCTCGCCGCCGATGCTGCGAAGGGCGTGCTGGTGGCGTGCGGAGAAGGCGTGCTGCGCCTGAGGCAGTTGCAGAAACCAGGCGGCAAGCGGCTCCCCGCAGTCGATTTCCTGAAAGGCTTTCCGATGGAAGGTGGCCGTTTCGACGCGGGCGCCAAAGCGGCTTCCTGA
- the def gene encoding peptide deformylase has protein sequence MSQLNILRYPDPRLHKVAQPVKVFDDRLKKLAADMAETMYEAPGVGLAATQVDVHEQLIVIDTSETHDDLKVFINPEITWASPERQVYDEGCLSVPGVYDGVERPARVKVRALDLDGKPFEVEADGLLAVCIQHEMDHLKGKVFVEYLSPLKRNRIKTRMIKEERELKREQQKVVGAR, from the coding sequence ATGTCCCAACTGAATATTCTCCGTTATCCCGACCCGCGTCTTCACAAGGTCGCACAACCGGTCAAGGTGTTCGATGACAGGTTAAAAAAGCTCGCCGCCGATATGGCCGAGACCATGTATGAAGCGCCCGGCGTGGGCTTGGCGGCGACCCAGGTCGACGTGCATGAGCAACTGATCGTCATCGACACGTCCGAAACCCATGACGATCTCAAGGTGTTCATCAATCCCGAGATCACCTGGGCCAGTCCGGAAAGGCAGGTCTACGATGAGGGCTGCCTGTCGGTGCCCGGCGTGTATGACGGCGTGGAGCGGCCGGCGCGGGTGAAAGTGCGCGCGCTCGATCTTGACGGCAAGCCGTTCGAAGTCGAGGCCGACGGCCTGCTTGCCGTTTGCATCCAGCACGAGATGGATCATCTGAAGGGCAAGGTGTTCGTCGAATACCTGTCTCCGCTGAAGCGCAACCGGATCAAGACCCGCATGATCAAGGAAGAGCGCGAACTGAAGCGGGAACAGCAGAAGGTCGTGGGCGCGAGGTAA
- a CDS encoding LysM peptidoglycan-binding domain-containing protein, with protein sequence MKKFSTAGLLFALACTAASAATSTETPSTAAKCQFLDNAPDQHQVARGDTLWSISGRFLQHPWCWPQVWGINREQISNPHWIYPGQTVYFDRASGQLRLARAVGGEGGLPTVRMSPQIRMENMAADAIPAIPASVIEPFLTQPLLVEEGKLAEAPRVLQGGDGHVYMGKGDVAYVRGRIDGDTVFQVYRPSQPLRDPDTGAILGYEAAYLGTMKLTRAARADDEAHRFVVTSAVREIGVGAQLVPMPPAPIVNYVPHRPQVETSARVMSVYGGVAYAGQNNVVTINRGSRQGLDAGSVLELYRRAGVVADRAAGNQPVRLPDERYGSVFVFRTFDNVSYGLVMQVTAPVRVGDVARSPE encoded by the coding sequence ATGAAAAAGTTTAGCACAGCCGGCCTGCTGTTCGCGCTTGCCTGCACTGCGGCATCCGCTGCCACGTCCACTGAAACGCCTTCCACCGCAGCCAAGTGCCAGTTCCTGGACAACGCGCCAGATCAGCATCAGGTAGCGCGCGGCGACACCTTGTGGAGCATTTCCGGGCGTTTCCTGCAGCATCCCTGGTGCTGGCCGCAGGTGTGGGGCATCAACCGGGAGCAGATCAGCAATCCGCACTGGATCTATCCCGGCCAGACGGTGTATTTCGACCGCGCCAGCGGCCAGTTGCGGCTGGCGCGCGCCGTCGGCGGCGAAGGCGGCCTGCCAACGGTGCGCATGTCGCCGCAGATACGGATGGAAAACATGGCTGCCGATGCCATCCCGGCCATTCCGGCCAGCGTCATCGAGCCCTTTCTCACGCAGCCGCTCCTGGTCGAGGAAGGCAAGCTGGCCGAGGCGCCGCGCGTGCTGCAGGGCGGCGACGGGCATGTGTACATGGGCAAGGGCGACGTCGCCTATGTGCGCGGCAGGATCGATGGCGACACCGTGTTCCAGGTCTATCGTCCCAGCCAGCCGCTGCGCGATCCGGACACCGGCGCCATCCTCGGCTACGAAGCCGCTTACCTGGGCACGATGAAGCTCACGCGCGCGGCGCGTGCCGACGACGAGGCGCATCGCTTCGTGGTCACCAGCGCGGTGCGGGAAATCGGCGTGGGCGCGCAACTGGTGCCGATGCCGCCCGCGCCCATCGTCAACTACGTGCCGCACCGGCCGCAGGTGGAAACCAGCGCCCGCGTGATGTCGGTCTATGGCGGCGTGGCCTACGCCGGCCAAAACAACGTGGTCACGATCAACCGCGGCAGCAGGCAGGGCCTGGATGCCGGCAGCGTGCTGGAACTGTATCGTCGCGCCGGCGTGGTGGCGGACCGGGCGGCAGGCAACCAGCCGGTGCGCTTGCCTGATGAGCGCTACGGTTCGGTGTTCGTTTTCCGGACTTTCGACAATGTCTCCTACGGCCTGGTCATGCAGGTCACCGCGCCGGTCCGGGTCGGTGACGTCGCCAGGTCACCAGAGTAA
- the dprA gene encoding DNA-processing protein DprA, which yields MTGGDLAAWLRLQQTPGLGIIAAHKLLSAFPGPEAILAADAGRLCALVGSKLTTALLAPPTATLQALIEKTLSWAALPGNHVLTLADEHYPPLLLEIADPPLLLYAKGRLELIRRESLAIVGSRNASVQGTMHARQFAQTLSEAGLTIVSGMALGIDTAAHEGALAGAGSTIAVIGTGADIVYPARNHALAHRIAEAGCLLSEYALGTPALPANFPRRNRIISGLSGGTLVVEAAAQSGSLITARLAAEQGRDVYAIPGSIQSPLARGCHELIRQGAKLVETAADILEDRKSLHLTSNPEEKPLFVPGSGSCDNDILRIIGYDPVSLNALAARAGVDAATMNAQVLMLEMDGQVELLPGGLIRRLA from the coding sequence ATGACCGGCGGAGACCTGGCGGCATGGCTTAGACTTCAACAGACGCCCGGCCTGGGCATCATCGCCGCACACAAGCTGCTCAGCGCATTCCCGGGACCCGAGGCTATCCTGGCTGCGGATGCCGGCCGCCTCTGCGCGCTGGTCGGCAGCAAGCTGACCACAGCGCTGCTGGCACCACCCACGGCGACGCTTCAGGCCCTGATAGAAAAAACTCTTTCCTGGGCCGCCCTTCCCGGCAATCATGTGCTGACGCTGGCGGACGAGCACTATCCGCCCCTGCTGCTGGAAATCGCCGATCCGCCGCTGCTGCTGTATGCAAAGGGCCGGCTCGAACTGATCCGCCGCGAATCGCTGGCCATCGTCGGCAGCCGCAATGCCAGCGTGCAGGGCACGATGCATGCGCGCCAGTTTGCACAGACCCTGTCGGAGGCTGGCCTGACCATCGTTTCCGGCATGGCGCTCGGCATCGACACGGCGGCGCATGAAGGCGCGCTGGCAGGCGCGGGCAGCACGATTGCCGTGATCGGCACCGGCGCCGACATCGTCTACCCGGCGCGCAACCATGCGCTCGCCCACCGCATTGCCGAGGCAGGCTGCCTGCTTTCCGAATATGCATTGGGGACGCCGGCGCTGCCGGCCAACTTCCCGCGCCGCAATCGCATCATCAGCGGGCTGTCCGGCGGCACGCTGGTGGTGGAAGCGGCGGCCCAGTCAGGCTCGCTGATCACCGCGCGCCTTGCGGCCGAGCAGGGCCGGGATGTCTATGCCATCCCGGGCTCGATACAGTCGCCGCTGGCGCGCGGATGCCATGAACTGATCCGTCAGGGCGCCAAGCTGGTCGAAACGGCGGCAGACATTCTGGAAGACCGGAAATCTTTGCATTTGACCAGCAATCCGGAAGAAAAGCCGCTTTTTGTCCCCGGCTCTGGCAGTTGCGACAACGATATTTTGAGGATAATCGGCTATGATCCGGTCAGCCTGAATGCGCTGGCCGCTCGGGCCGGCGTGGATGCCGCTACAATGAATGCGCAGGTGCTGATGCTGGAAATGGATGGGCAGGTGGAACTGCTGCCAGGCGGATTGATCAGGCGATTGGCCTGA
- a CDS encoding DUF494 domain-containing protein — protein MFDVLVYLYETYYRPDACPDSEALVKKLSAVGFEEEEISKALGWLTDLAETTNEFSMLHPQQTSFSAGFRIYVEREFDVLGTAAIGFIQFLESAKVINPLQREIVVERALAASESQISLDKLKVIVLMVLWSQGKEPDGLMFDELFLDDDEAQTRQLH, from the coding sequence ATGTTTGATGTCCTAGTCTATCTTTACGAAACCTATTACCGGCCGGATGCCTGCCCGGACTCCGAGGCGCTCGTGAAGAAACTGTCAGCCGTTGGCTTCGAGGAGGAAGAAATCTCCAAGGCGCTTGGCTGGCTGACCGACCTTGCGGAAACGACCAATGAATTCTCGATGCTGCATCCGCAGCAGACCAGCTTTTCGGCAGGCTTTCGCATCTACGTGGAACGGGAATTCGACGTGCTGGGCACGGCTGCGATCGGTTTCATCCAGTTCCTGGAGTCGGCCAAGGTCATCAATCCGCTGCAGCGTGAAATCGTGGTGGAACGGGCGCTTGCCGCCAGCGAATCGCAGATCTCGCTGGACAAGCTCAAGGTCATCGTGCTGATGGTGCTGTGGAGCCAGGGCAAGGAACCGGACGGGCTGATGTTCGACGAATTGTTTCTGGATGACGACGAGGCGCAAACCCGGCAATTGCATTAA
- a CDS encoding DNA topoisomerase III, with protein sequence MTKTLIIAEKPSVANDIAKTLGGFTRHDEYFESDQYVLSSAVGHLVEITVPEEYDVKRGKWSFAHLPMIPPHFDLNPIAKTESRLKVLNRLIKRKDVGMLINACDAGREGELIFRLIAQYAKAKQPIKRLWLQSMTPGAIREAFGHLREDREMMPLADAARCRSEADWLIGINGTRAMTAFNSKEGGFYLTTVGRVQTPTLSIVVEREEKIKKFVPRDYWEVRAEFGCAAGTYEGRWLDTKHKRDENDPEKRAERLWNRADADAIVAACRGKPGRVTEESKPTTSMAPALFDLTSLQREANARFGFSAKNTLGLAQALYEKHKVLTYPRTDSRHLPEDYLNTVRQTLDTISENNNYHQFAKQILNNNWVKPNKRIFDNTKISDHFAIIPTTLAPKNLSEPEQKLYDLVTRRFMAIFFPAAEFQVTTRFTEVEGHQFKSEGKVMTNPGWLAVYGREVAEEKSEKSDKAGSDRILVPVAKGEQVKTEKVDTVALVTKPPARYTEATLLSAMEGAGKLVDSEELREAMAGKGLGTPATRAAIIEGLLNEKYLLREGREIIPTAKAFQLMTLLRGLGVNELTAPELTGEWEYKLSQMERGRISREEFMREIAAMAEVIVKRAKEYSNDTIPGEYATLNTPCPNCGSVVKENYRRFACTKCDFSMSKTPGSRQFEIHEVEELLARRTIGPLQGFRSKMGRPFAAILNIVRDEDIRNFKLEFDFGQNDGESEDGEGVDFSEQKPLGPCPKCQAGVYEMGLAYVCEHSVAKPKTCDFRSGRIILQQEILPEQMAKLLNEGKTDLLPGFVSQRTRRPFKAFLVRGKDGKVSFEFEERKGKPPAKGKTDADGPEQAAAAARKPAAVKKPVARKAVAKKAAAKRPAVKKAA encoded by the coding sequence ATGACCAAGACCCTCATCATCGCAGAGAAGCCTTCTGTCGCGAACGACATCGCGAAGACGCTCGGCGGCTTCACGAGGCACGATGAGTATTTCGAGTCCGACCAGTACGTGCTGTCGTCCGCTGTCGGCCATCTGGTGGAAATCACCGTGCCTGAAGAATACGACGTCAAGCGCGGCAAATGGTCATTCGCGCATCTGCCCATGATCCCGCCGCATTTCGATCTCAACCCGATCGCGAAAACCGAGTCGCGCCTGAAGGTGCTGAACCGGCTGATCAAGCGCAAGGATGTCGGCATGCTGATCAATGCCTGCGACGCCGGGCGCGAGGGCGAGCTGATCTTCCGCCTGATTGCGCAGTATGCGAAGGCCAAGCAGCCGATCAAGCGGCTGTGGCTGCAGTCGATGACGCCGGGCGCGATCCGGGAAGCCTTCGGCCATCTGCGGGAAGACCGCGAGATGATGCCGCTGGCCGATGCCGCGCGCTGCCGCAGCGAGGCCGACTGGCTGATCGGCATCAACGGCACCCGTGCCATGACCGCCTTCAATTCCAAGGAAGGCGGCTTCTATCTCACCACCGTGGGCCGGGTGCAGACGCCGACGCTGTCCATCGTGGTCGAGCGGGAAGAGAAGATCAAGAAGTTCGTGCCGCGCGACTACTGGGAAGTGCGCGCCGAGTTCGGCTGCGCCGCCGGCACCTATGAAGGCCGCTGGCTCGACACGAAGCACAAGCGCGACGAGAACGACCCCGAGAAGCGCGCCGAGCGGCTGTGGAACCGGGCCGACGCCGATGCCATCGTGGCCGCCTGCCGCGGCAAGCCCGGCCGCGTCACCGAGGAATCCAAGCCCACCACCTCGATGGCGCCGGCGCTGTTCGACCTGACCAGCCTGCAGCGCGAGGCCAATGCCCGCTTCGGCTTCTCGGCCAAGAACACGCTGGGCCTGGCGCAGGCGCTGTATGAAAAGCACAAGGTGCTGACCTATCCGCGTACCGATTCCCGCCATCTGCCGGAAGACTACCTGAACACGGTGCGGCAGACGCTGGACACCATCTCGGAGAACAACAACTACCACCAGTTCGCCAAGCAGATCCTGAACAACAACTGGGTCAAGCCGAACAAGCGCATCTTCGACAACACCAAGATCAGCGACCACTTCGCGATCATCCCGACCACGCTGGCGCCGAAGAACCTGTCGGAGCCGGAACAGAAGCTGTACGACCTGGTGACGCGCCGCTTCATGGCGATCTTCTTCCCGGCCGCCGAATTCCAGGTGACCACCCGCTTCACCGAAGTGGAAGGACACCAGTTCAAGAGCGAGGGCAAGGTGATGACCAATCCCGGCTGGCTGGCGGTGTACGGCCGCGAAGTCGCCGAGGAGAAGTCCGAGAAGTCGGACAAGGCCGGCAGCGACCGCATCCTGGTGCCGGTGGCCAAGGGCGAACAGGTGAAGACAGAGAAGGTCGACACGGTGGCGCTGGTCACCAAGCCGCCCGCGCGCTATACCGAAGCCACGCTGCTGTCGGCGATGGAAGGCGCCGGCAAGCTGGTCGATTCCGAGGAGCTGCGCGAAGCGATGGCGGGCAAGGGCCTGGGCACGCCGGCCACGCGCGCGGCCATCATCGAAGGCCTGCTCAATGAAAAGTACCTGCTGCGCGAAGGCCGGGAAATCATCCCGACCGCCAAGGCCTTCCAGCTGATGACGCTGTTGCGCGGCCTGGGCGTGAATGAACTGACCGCGCCGGAACTGACGGGCGAATGGGAGTACAAGCTCTCGCAGATGGAGCGCGGCCGCATCAGCCGCGAGGAATTCATGCGCGAGATCGCCGCAATGGCCGAGGTCATCGTCAAGCGCGCCAAGGAATACAGCAACGACACCATCCCCGGCGAATATGCGACGCTCAACACGCCCTGCCCGAACTGCGGCAGCGTGGTAAAGGAAAACTATCGCCGCTTCGCCTGCACCAAGTGCGACTTCTCCATGAGCAAGACGCCGGGCAGCAGGCAGTTCGAGATCCATGAGGTGGAGGAACTGCTGGCCCGCCGCACCATCGGTCCGCTGCAGGGCTTCCGCTCCAAGATGGGCCGGCCGTTTGCCGCGATTCTCAACATCGTGCGCGACGAGGACATCAGGAACTTCAAGCTGGAGTTCGACTTCGGCCAGAACGATGGCGAGTCCGAGGACGGCGAAGGCGTCGACTTCAGCGAGCAGAAGCCCCTCGGGCCCTGCCCGAAATGCCAGGCGGGCGTCTATGAAATGGGCCTGGCCTATGTCTGCGAGCACAGCGTGGCCAAGCCCAAGACCTGCGACTTCCGCAGCGGCCGCATCATCCTGCAACAGGAGATCCTGCCCGAGCAGATGGCCAAGCTGCTCAACGAAGGCAAGACCGACCTGCTGCCAGGCTTCGTCTCGCAGCGTACCCGGCGGCCGTTCAAGGCCTTCCTGGTGCGCGGCAAGGATGGCAAGGTGAGCTTCGAGTTCGAGGAGCGCAAGGGAAAGCCGCCCGCCAAGGGCAAGACCGATGCGGACGGCCCGGAACAGGCAGCAGCGGCAGCCAGGAAGCCGGCGGCGGTGAAGAAGCCAGTGGCAAGGAAAGCGGTGGCGAAGAAGGCTGCTGCCAAGCGGCCGGCGGTAAAAAAAGCCGCCTGA
- a CDS encoding TRAP transporter substrate-binding protein — protein sequence MISFRMGASALALAVAAGFSASAMAVTTMRISVSIPQNSHQGVAIDTFAKEVEKRTEGRYKIQTFYSASLGAEREATEAVQLGTQELTFTSTGPIPNFVPEVKILDVPFLFRDYAHARAVLDGPIGQELLQKFDARGMKALAWGENGFRHMTNSKRAVNAPEDLKGLKMRTMENPVHVQAYKGFGIIPTPMAFSEVFTALQQGTVDGQENPLSVITSAKFDQVQKYLTLTGHVYSPCVFLMNKGAFDKLSAADKTAFLEAAKEGVKANRMRVDSDEKMAVADLRAKGMTVVDQVDKTRFQSALSPVYADFEKQFGKANLDRIRNYK from the coding sequence ATGATTTCTTTCCGCATGGGCGCATCCGCGCTCGCATTGGCAGTGGCCGCGGGCTTTTCCGCGAGCGCGATGGCTGTCACCACGATGCGCATCAGCGTCTCGATTCCGCAGAACTCGCACCAGGGCGTGGCCATCGACACCTTCGCCAAGGAAGTGGAGAAGCGTACCGAAGGCCGCTACAAGATCCAGACTTTCTATTCCGCGTCGCTGGGCGCCGAGCGCGAAGCCACCGAGGCAGTACAGCTGGGCACCCAGGAACTGACCTTTACTTCCACTGGCCCGATACCCAACTTCGTGCCCGAGGTGAAGATCCTCGACGTGCCCTTCCTGTTCCGCGACTATGCCCATGCGCGCGCCGTGCTGGACGGCCCGATCGGCCAGGAACTGCTGCAAAAATTCGATGCCCGCGGCATGAAGGCGCTGGCATGGGGCGAGAACGGTTTCCGCCACATGACCAACAGCAAGCGCGCGGTCAACGCGCCGGAGGACCTCAAGGGCCTGAAGATGCGCACCATGGAAAACCCGGTGCACGTGCAGGCCTACAAGGGCTTCGGCATCATCCCGACGCCGATGGCATTCAGTGAAGTATTCACCGCGCTCCAGCAGGGCACGGTCGATGGCCAGGAAAACCCGCTGTCGGTGATCACCTCGGCCAAGTTCGACCAGGTGCAGAAGTACCTGACCCTGACCGGCCATGTCTACTCGCCCTGCGTCTTCCTGATGAACAAGGGCGCTTTCGACAAGCTGTCCGCAGCCGACAAGACCGCCTTCCTGGAAGCAGCCAAGGAGGGCGTGAAGGCCAACCGCATGCGGGTCGATTCGGATGAAAAGATGGCCGTGGCCGACCTGCGCGCCAAGGGCATGACCGTGGTCGACCAGGTCGACAAGACGCGTTTCCAGAGCGCGCTGTCGCCGGTGTATGCCGACTTCGAGAAGCAGTTCGGCAAGGCCAACCTGGACCGCATCCGCAACTACAAATAA